One genomic region from Candidatus Bathyarchaeia archaeon encodes:
- a CDS encoding MBL fold metallo-hydrolase has product MFSKGVSLKEAEGLEVICLMDNCVDFTSSINRSEVQGVRSWVAKRMGKEWFERNFRLPIAEHGLSMLVTVSYGGKSHTLLFDTGVSPQGAVSNACGMGINMGQIEAIVLSHGHYDHFGGLQSFVKAIGKENLPIIVHEDMFKTRGVVAPDGSIRRYPEFPKENQILPAKFVETREPYFLADGAVLVTGEIPRKTDFERGYTQQRAFVDGEWQPDPWVWDDRALAVHVENKGLVILSGCAHAGIVNTVLYIRQITGIERVYAIIGGFHLSGKDCEERIDRTVEALKPLKPELVAPMHCTGWKGAFAMVKAMPEAFVWNSVGNLYTF; this is encoded by the coding sequence TTGTTTAGTAAAGGTGTATCGCTCAAGGAGGCTGAAGGCTTAGAAGTAATATGTTTAATGGACAACTGTGTGGACTTCACCTCATCCATTAACCGGTCGGAAGTCCAAGGTGTTCGGAGCTGGGTTGCAAAGCGCATGGGTAAGGAATGGTTTGAAAGGAATTTTCGTCTACCAATAGCTGAGCATGGCTTGTCAATGCTTGTTACAGTGTCTTATGGTGGGAAGTCGCACACTTTGCTCTTTGATACTGGTGTAAGCCCACAAGGAGCTGTTTCAAACGCGTGTGGCATGGGCATAAACATGGGGCAGATTGAGGCTATTGTCTTGTCTCATGGGCACTATGACCATTTCGGCGGACTGCAAAGCTTCGTAAAAGCCATTGGTAAGGAAAACCTGCCAATAATAGTGCACGAGGACATGTTCAAAACAAGGGGGGTAGTCGCTCCTGATGGTTCTATTAGGCGATATCCAGAATTCCCGAAAGAGAACCAAATCCTTCCGGCAAAATTCGTGGAAACGAGGGAGCCTTACTTTTTGGCTGACGGTGCGGTTCTTGTGACCGGCGAAATACCTAGAAAAACGGATTTTGAGAGGGGCTATACACAGCAGCGAGCCTTTGTTGATGGAGAGTGGCAACCAGACCCCTGGGTTTGGGACGACCGTGCACTGGCTGTTCACGTGGAAAACAAGGGGCTTGTCATACTTTCTGGGTGCGCCCACGCTGGGATAGTTAACACGGTGCTTTATATCAGGCAAATCACTGGAATCGAAAGAGTTTACGCCATAATTGGCGGTTTCCACCTGTCTGGGAAGGATTGCGAAGAGCGTATAGACAGAACTGTGGAGGCGCTTAAACCGTTAAAGCCGGAATTGGTTGCGCCTATGCATTGCACTGGTTGGAAAGGCGCTTTTGCGATGGTAAAAGCCATGCCTGAAGCCTTTGTATGGAACAGTGTTGGAAACCTTTACACTTTCTAA